The following proteins come from a genomic window of Coffea arabica cultivar ET-39 chromosome 11c, Coffea Arabica ET-39 HiFi, whole genome shotgun sequence:
- the LOC113715875 gene encoding uncharacterized protein produces the protein MSPPRNVREVQRLNGHLAALNRFLSQSAEKALPFFKVLKKADQFAWTEKCQAAFDQLKRYLHHLPTLASPRSEEKLYLYLSAADEAVSAVLIRDEGTQVPVYYVSRALRGPETRYTQVEKLVLVLVHAARRLKPYFLGHPISVRTDQPIRQILVRPESSGRLTKWAVELGEYDLSYEPRTAIKAQALADFLAEHTFTEGPESTSALAEVPTPSLWTLYVDGSSNGDGRGAGLLLEGPQGEVCSYALRFGFPTTNNEAEYEALIAGLQLARRLGAQQIHVRSDSQLVVRQVLGEYEAKDETMQRYLSKVHQLTAYFESFEIQTIPRSQNKRADALSRLASTSFSDLNKTVLVEVLSEPGYMEEVACPVHSEDTWMTPFILFLSQGTLPEDRAEARKIQRKAARYALRDGELYKRSYLGPWLRCVTPEVGRHILHEIHEGLCRAHVGHRMLAKKTILLGYFWPSLRQDA, from the coding sequence ATGTCCCCACCTCGGAACGTCCGAGAAGTCCAAAGATTGAATGGACACCTGGCCGCGCTGAATCGCTTCCTGTCCCAATCCGCCGAGAAAGCTCTGCCCTTCTTCAAGGTGCTGAAAAAGGCTGACCAATTTGCCTGGACTGAGAAGTGTCAGGCTGCCTTCGACCAGTTGAAGCGGTACTTGCATCACCTACCCACTCTCGCTTCACCTCGGTCCGAGGAGAAACTCTACCTCTATCTTTCCGCAGCCGACGAGGCTGTCAGTGCTGTTCTTATCCGGGATGAGGGCACCCAAGTGCCAGTCTATTACGTCAGCCGAGCTCTCCGAGGGCCGGAGACTCGATACACTCAAGTGGAAAAACTGGTGCTGGTGCTAGTCCACGCAGCTCGGCGATTGAAGCCTTACTTTCTAGGTCATCCTATCTCCGTCAGGACCGACCAGCCCATTCGGCAAATATTGGTGCGCCCCGAGTCTTCCGGTCGCCTCACCAAGTGGGCTGTCGAATTGGGAGAGTATGACCTGTCGTATGAGCCCCGCACGGCCATAAAAGCTCAAGCTCTGGCTGACTTCCTTGCTGAGCACACCTTCACGGAAGGTCCGGAGTCCACCTCAGCCTTAGCCGAGGTGCCCACCCCCTCCCTGTGGACATTGTATGTGGATGGATCCTCTAACGGAGACGGCAGGGGAGCCGGACTTCTCCTGGAAGGACCTCAGGGAGAGGTGTGCTCCTACGCCCTTCGCTTTGGCTTCCCAACCACCAATAATGAAGCCGAGTACGAGGCCTTAATTGCTGGACTCCAGCTGGCCCGAAGGCTCGGCGCCCAGCAAATCCACGTCCGCAGTGACTCCCAACTTGTTGTGCGCCAAGTTCTTGGTGAGTATGAGGCCAAGGATGAGACCATGCAACGATACCTCTCCAAGGTTCACCAGCTCACCGCGTACTTCGAGTCTTTCGAAATCCAAACAATACCCCGGTCCCAGAATAAACGAGCCGACGCCTTGTCCCGGCTGGCTTCCACCTCATTCTCTGACCTCAACAAAACAGTTTTGGTGGAAGTCCTGAGTGAACCAGGATACATGGAAGAGGTGGCCTGCCCCGTCCACTCCGAAGATACTTGGATGACCCCGTTCATCCTCTTCCTGAGTCAGGGAACCCTTCCCGAAGACCGAGCCGAGGCGAGAAAGATACAACGCAAGGCTGCTCGGTATGCACTTCGTGATGGGGAACTGTACAAGCGCTCCTACCTCGGCCCCTGGCTGAGGTGCGTCACCCCCGAGGTCGGACGTCATATCCTCCACGAGATCCACGAAGGCCTGTGCAGAGCTCACGTCGGCCACAGGATGTTAGCCAAGAAGACTATACTCCTTGGATACTTCTGGCCATCACTTCGGCAAGACGCCTAG